One window from the genome of Pedococcus badiiscoriae encodes:
- a CDS encoding ubiquitin-like protein Pup, whose protein sequence is MPSQEQSRPQRRDDAPDEAPEPTPAAPEASARKENLDSDIDSVLDEIDGVLESNAEEFVRGFVQKGGQ, encoded by the coding sequence ATGCCCAGCCAAGAGCAGAGCCGACCACAGCGACGCGACGACGCTCCCGACGAGGCCCCGGAGCCCACGCCCGCGGCGCCGGAGGCCAGTGCCCGCAAGGAGAACCTCGACTCCGACATCGACAGCGTGCTCGACGAGATCGACGGCGTGCTGGAGTCCAACGCGGAGGAGTTCGTCCGGGGCTTCGTCCAGAAGGGTGGCCAGTGA
- the prcB gene encoding proteasome subunit beta, translating into MTTGADAGRLPAAYLSAGSSSFTEFVGAHAPQLLPSRRVLPPGSTLEAPHGTTIVTATFDGGVVMAGDRRATMGNIIANRDMEKVFAGDEYSAVGIAGTAGIAIELVKLFQVELEHYEKIEGTLLSLEGKANRLASMIRSNLGMAMQGLSVVPLFAGYDLDRQLGRIFSYDVTGGCYEEHDHHSVGSGSLFARGALKKVWRPGLSAEEVVSVVVEALYDAADDDSATGGPDVGRRIWPTVAVVGPEGVRFVGDDDLRAVVEAVIAARQGNPGGAR; encoded by the coding sequence GTGACCACTGGCGCCGACGCTGGCAGGCTCCCCGCGGCATACCTGTCGGCGGGGTCGTCCTCGTTCACCGAGTTCGTCGGCGCCCACGCGCCCCAGCTGCTGCCGTCGCGTCGCGTGCTGCCCCCGGGCAGCACCCTCGAGGCCCCGCACGGCACCACCATCGTGACCGCGACGTTCGACGGCGGGGTGGTGATGGCCGGTGACCGCCGGGCGACGATGGGCAACATCATCGCCAACCGCGACATGGAGAAGGTCTTCGCCGGCGACGAGTACTCCGCGGTGGGGATCGCCGGCACCGCCGGGATCGCGATCGAGCTGGTGAAGCTGTTCCAGGTCGAGCTCGAGCACTACGAGAAGATCGAGGGCACCCTGCTCTCCCTCGAGGGCAAGGCCAACCGGCTCGCCTCGATGATCCGGTCCAACCTCGGCATGGCCATGCAGGGCCTGTCGGTCGTCCCGCTGTTCGCGGGCTACGACCTCGACCGCCAGCTCGGCCGGATCTTCTCCTACGACGTCACCGGGGGCTGCTACGAGGAGCACGACCACCACAGCGTCGGGTCGGGCTCGCTGTTCGCCCGGGGGGCGCTCAAGAAGGTCTGGCGACCGGGGCTGTCCGCCGAGGAGGTCGTGAGCGTGGTCGTCGAGGCCCTCTACGACGCCGCCGACGACGACTCCGCCACCGGTGGACCCGACGTGGGCAGGCGGATCTGGCCCACCGTCGCGGTCGTGGGACCCGAGGGGGTGCGGTTCGTCGGGGACGACGACCTGCGCGCCGTCGTCGAAGCCGTCATCGCCGCCCGCCAGGGCAACCCGGGAGGTGCCCGATGA